In the genome of Candidatus Bathyarchaeia archaeon, one region contains:
- a CDS encoding methylene-tetrahydromethanopterin dehydrogenase N-terminal domain-containing protein encodes MSKPVKKTVIMFLDTDKHASPFDILTAVDLFPEAQILAYSNVAPEDSKRIIQDAMFPRGPDGAKQTKLFIGGYDVEKAIQILEIAKKSMFPPFELAVIVDPRGAYTTASAAVAKTLSTLMEKNLGDFSDKTTTVLAGTGPVGQVASRLYAVEGANVVVTSRDLTRSTAIANKINEEIGTDKARGVQAASPHEIGEAIKDSHVVLSAGAAGIALLPRVALEEFGTKCKVVADINAIPPLGVEGLKPTDENVEIKPSVWGIGALAIGTFKNKIEAQLFRRAVESPKGIFDYKTAYEIAKSIVLEKLQKSKEKQNPSETGRNLLPF; translated from the coding sequence ATGTCAAAACCAGTCAAGAAAACTGTCATAATGTTCCTTGACACAGACAAGCACGCTAGCCCATTTGACATTCTAACTGCAGTCGACTTATTTCCAGAAGCTCAAATCCTCGCTTATAGTAATGTCGCGCCTGAGGACTCAAAACGCATCATCCAAGATGCAATGTTTCCCCGTGGACCAGACGGAGCAAAACAGACCAAGCTATTCATAGGCGGATACGACGTTGAAAAAGCCATCCAGATTCTCGAAATCGCAAAGAAAAGCATGTTTCCCCCTTTTGAGTTGGCAGTGATAGTTGATCCAAGAGGAGCCTACACCACAGCCTCGGCAGCCGTAGCCAAGACGCTGTCGACACTCATGGAGAAGAATCTAGGAGACTTCAGCGATAAGACCACCACAGTGCTAGCAGGAACAGGCCCAGTTGGCCAAGTTGCCTCAAGACTCTATGCCGTTGAAGGTGCAAACGTTGTCGTCACCTCAAGAGACCTGACTAGGTCAACTGCCATTGCAAACAAAATCAACGAGGAAATAGGCACTGACAAAGCACGCGGAGTACAAGCAGCCTCTCCGCACGAAATCGGCGAAGCGATAAAAGACTCACACGTGGTACTGTCAGCTGGCGCAGCTGGAATTGCATTACTCCCAAGGGTGGCACTCGAAGAATTTGGAACAAAGTGCAAAGTCGTAGCCGACATCAACGCGATTCCACCACTGGGTGTAGAAGGGCTCAAACCCACCGATGAAAATGTCGAAATAAAGCCAAGTGTTTGGGGCATTGGGGCACTGGCAATTGGCACGTTTAAGAACAAGATTGAAGCGCAGTTGTTTAGACGAGCTGTGGAATCGCCTAAAGGAATATTCGACTACAAAACCGCGTACGAAATCGCTAAATCAA
- a CDS encoding molybdopterin dinucleotide binding domain-containing protein, which produces MPSLKVTLLTGRTLRQGQGKEYGKLSERYRKSVATCEIDPEDLKKLSIKDGTTVKVTTSYGSVAVRAIKSLRGPHPGSVFVPYGPWASVIVGSKTHGTGMPSFKGIEAVVEPADDDSRVLTLQELLLTHYGKK; this is translated from the coding sequence ATGCCCAGTTTGAAAGTGACGCTTCTTACGGGTCGAACATTGCGCCAAGGACAGGGAAAGGAATACGGCAAACTTTCTGAACGATACAGGAAAAGCGTGGCGACCTGTGAAATCGACCCAGAAGACCTGAAGAAACTAAGCATTAAAGACGGGACAACAGTGAAAGTCACGACAAGCTACGGTTCAGTTGCGGTGCGAGCCATAAAATCATTGCGTGGACCGCATCCCGGCAGTGTCTTTGTTCCGTACGGACCGTGGGCAAGCGTTATAGTTGGTTCAAAGACCCATGGTACAGGTATGCCTTCTTTCAAGGGCATTGAAGCAGTTGTCGAACCTGCTGACGACGATTCAAGAGTGCTGACTCTACAGGAATTGCTTCTGACTCATTACGGCAAGAAGTGA
- a CDS encoding formylmethanofuran dehydrogenase subunit B yields MTVISNVTCPVCGSLCDDLEIEVENNVVTKVKNACGMGESKFLGYSGHRPLKPLIRRNGELVEVSMKEAIQKSAEILAQAFYPILYGWSNTSCEATRVGVELAEELGGVIDNTSTVCHGPSVLSIQDVGFSTSTLGQVRHRADLVLYWGSNPWSAHPRHIERYTNFTEGRFRHSEWHKYLSGLSAYRSKKRVERACRLAEEIHEAAAETSVAKERPRQLPSSLLEKERKMIVVDVRRTRSADIADCFLQVEPNTDYEVFQALRALLKEEELQVDQVGGVPVEVLEDLVDVLVSCEFGVLFFGVGLTMSEGKLRNIEAGISLVRDLNQYTKFIIMPMRGHYNVTGANIVSTWQTGYPFAVDMSRGYPRYNPGETSVVDILSRGESDAAVIVASDPVAHFPKEAVKNLVEKPLIVIDPEMNATSLLADILFPCAIAGIEAEGTAYRMDRVPLPLKKVVKPPRAFLSDGEILTKILREVRRIKKSKEEVVANG; encoded by the coding sequence ATGACAGTTATCTCGAACGTCACGTGTCCGGTGTGCGGCTCGCTCTGCGACGATCTGGAAATCGAAGTTGAGAACAACGTTGTAACCAAAGTGAAGAACGCTTGCGGCATGGGCGAATCCAAGTTCCTAGGCTACTCAGGCCATCGACCCTTGAAACCACTCATACGCAGAAATGGCGAACTTGTAGAAGTCTCAATGAAGGAAGCGATCCAAAAAAGTGCTGAAATTCTGGCACAAGCGTTCTATCCGATTCTATACGGCTGGTCCAACACAAGTTGTGAAGCCACGCGAGTTGGAGTGGAACTGGCTGAAGAACTTGGCGGCGTGATTGACAATACCTCAACGGTTTGCCATGGCCCATCAGTTTTGAGTATTCAAGACGTAGGGTTTTCAACTTCCACATTGGGCCAGGTTCGGCATCGGGCAGACTTGGTTCTTTATTGGGGCAGTAATCCGTGGAGTGCGCATCCGAGGCATATTGAGAGATACACCAACTTCACTGAAGGCAGATTTCGTCACAGTGAATGGCACAAATATCTCTCAGGCCTTAGCGCATATCGATCAAAGAAAAGAGTAGAAAGAGCATGCAGATTAGCGGAAGAAATTCATGAAGCAGCCGCTGAAACAAGCGTTGCCAAAGAGAGACCGCGGCAACTGCCTTCATCCTTGCTTGAAAAGGAAAGAAAAATGATCGTTGTCGACGTGCGCAGAACGCGATCTGCCGACATAGCCGATTGTTTCCTGCAAGTTGAGCCAAACACGGACTATGAAGTGTTTCAAGCCTTGCGCGCCCTGCTGAAAGAAGAGGAGTTGCAGGTCGATCAAGTTGGCGGCGTGCCAGTTGAGGTCTTAGAAGACCTAGTCGACGTGCTCGTCAGCTGTGAGTTTGGTGTGCTGTTTTTCGGCGTCGGCTTAACCATGAGTGAGGGCAAACTGCGCAATATTGAAGCAGGCATATCTTTGGTTCGGGATTTGAACCAGTACACTAAGTTCATTATCATGCCTATGCGCGGACATTACAATGTCACTGGAGCCAACATAGTTTCAACTTGGCAGACTGGCTATCCGTTCGCGGTGGACATGTCGCGTGGTTATCCACGGTACAATCCTGGTGAAACGTCGGTTGTCGATATTTTGAGTCGCGGTGAATCAGACGCTGCTGTGATTGTGGCTTCCGATCCCGTGGCGCATTTTCCTAAGGAAGCGGTGAAAAACCTCGTAGAGAAACCGCTTATTGTGATAGACCCAGAAATGAACGCGACCTCTTTGCTCGCGGACATCTTGTTTCCATGCGCCATTGCGGGCATAGAGGCAGAAGGCACTGCTTACAGGATGGACAGAGTACCGTTACCGTTGAAGAAAGTCGTGAAGCCGCCTAGAGCTTTCCTCTCAGATGGGGAGATATTAACCAAGATTCTTCGTGAAGTGCGTCGAATCAAGAAGAGCAAGGAAGAGGTCGTAGCGAATGGCTGA
- a CDS encoding formylmethanofuran dehydrogenase subunit A, translating into MAELLIKNGFVYDPINGINREKMDVSVKDGKVVDKLSGKRKKIVDATGMIVMPGGVDIHSHIAGPKVNAGRLLRPEDHYKDVEPKTEKTRAGVGRSVPSTFTTGYRYARMGYTTVMEPAMPPLMARHVHEELNDTPMIDKAAFPLLNDCWFVLEPLQKGMIEDAAAYVAWTMEATRGYAIKLVNPGGLEAWGFGRNVRNIDDTVPHFGITPKEIIQGLCKVNKLLHLPHTIHVHTNNLGKPGNYETCLETMKCVENLANNDKPVMHVTHCQFSSFKGSDWRTFESGADEIAKYVNNHSHVTTDIGQVVFTDTTTMTADGPFQYILYQLSHNKWINNDVETETSAGIVPFTYKRSSFVHATQWSIGLELALLIKDPWKIYMTTDHPNAAPFIFYPKIITWLMSRTAREKLLNKVSKRARHKSLLPTIDREYTFYELAIATRAGQAKSLGLSNKGHLGVGADADIAVYNVNPEQVDPSKQYKLVRKAFKKAAYTIKDGQIVVRDGEIVKPVDGRTFWVKPELSNPKMEMSPRLKEAFEDYYTVQYENYIVPEHHLTNSHPIHIRTEV; encoded by the coding sequence ATGGCTGAACTGCTAATCAAGAATGGGTTCGTTTACGACCCCATCAATGGGATCAACAGAGAAAAGATGGACGTCTCAGTCAAAGACGGCAAAGTAGTTGACAAACTGAGTGGTAAAAGAAAGAAAATAGTTGATGCTACTGGCATGATTGTGATGCCTGGTGGCGTGGACATCCACTCTCATATAGCTGGACCCAAGGTTAACGCAGGACGCTTGCTTAGACCAGAGGATCATTATAAGGATGTGGAACCCAAAACTGAGAAGACCCGCGCAGGTGTTGGTCGCTCCGTTCCTTCAACGTTTACTACAGGTTATCGATATGCTCGAATGGGCTACACCACAGTCATGGAACCCGCGATGCCACCGCTAATGGCTCGTCACGTGCATGAAGAATTGAACGATACACCCATGATAGACAAAGCTGCCTTTCCGCTTTTGAATGACTGCTGGTTTGTTTTGGAACCTCTTCAGAAAGGCATGATAGAAGACGCTGCTGCCTATGTGGCTTGGACTATGGAAGCCACAAGAGGTTACGCAATAAAACTGGTCAACCCAGGCGGACTTGAAGCATGGGGTTTCGGGAGGAATGTAAGAAACATAGACGACACCGTACCGCATTTTGGCATCACGCCCAAGGAGATCATACAAGGGCTCTGCAAGGTCAACAAGCTACTTCACTTACCCCATACGATTCACGTGCATACAAACAACTTGGGGAAACCAGGCAACTACGAAACTTGCCTAGAAACTATGAAGTGTGTTGAAAACCTAGCCAACAACGATAAACCAGTGATGCACGTGACTCACTGCCAGTTCAGTTCATTCAAGGGAAGCGACTGGCGCACCTTCGAATCAGGAGCCGATGAAATCGCAAAATACGTGAACAACCATAGCCACGTCACCACAGACATAGGGCAAGTTGTTTTCACGGACACGACAACCATGACCGCGGATGGACCGTTCCAATACATTCTCTATCAGCTTAGCCACAACAAATGGATAAACAACGATGTTGAAACAGAGACAAGCGCTGGCATAGTACCGTTCACCTACAAACGTAGCAGTTTTGTTCATGCCACACAGTGGTCAATTGGTCTGGAACTGGCACTGTTGATCAAAGACCCGTGGAAAATCTATATGACAACAGATCATCCAAACGCTGCGCCTTTCATCTTCTACCCCAAAATTATAACTTGGCTCATGAGCAGAACCGCAAGAGAGAAGTTGCTGAATAAAGTCAGCAAGCGGGCTAGACACAAGAGCCTTTTGCCAACCATAGACAGAGAGTACACCTTTTACGAGTTGGCAATCGCTACAAGAGCTGGGCAGGCAAAGTCCCTAGGGCTGAGCAACAAAGGTCATTTAGGCGTAGGAGCAGACGCCGACATAGCTGTTTACAACGTCAACCCAGAGCAAGTAGACCCATCTAAACAATACAAGCTGGTTCGTAAAGCTTTCAAGAAAGCTGCATACACGATCAAAGACGGCCAGATTGTAGTTAGAGACGGCGAGATCGTCAAACCTGTTGACGGCAGAACCTTCTGGGTCAAGCCGGAGTTGTCTAATCCAAAAATGGAGATGTCACCAAGGCTTAAGGAAGCCTTTGAGGACTACTACACAGTGCAATATGAAAACTACATTGTGCCGGAACATCATCTCACCAATTCACATCCAATCCACATTAGGACGGAGGTCTAA
- a CDS encoding formylmethanofuran dehydrogenase subunit C — translation MAVVSLRPKYVFKAPVEADYLSPDSFAGKTLGEISKLPMWEGNKQRTIGELFEIEGEPTAKPEEQSIHLHGDVSRVRRIGSGMSAGEIMVFGDAGLHTGEEMKGGKITVGGNADSWLGAMMKDGTIEVKGNAGDYVGAAYRGSVKGMRGGTIIIHGNAGNELGCFMRKGLIKIYGSTAQFAGVHMRNGTIFITGSSSGRVGAEMTGGKVIVNGRLNEVLPTFLIDSLKPKVKVDGEEITGPFYMFIGDTVEEGEGKLYVSKAANPHLKFYEQFL, via the coding sequence ATCGCCGTAGTCAGCTTACGCCCAAAATACGTGTTCAAAGCTCCCGTCGAAGCTGACTATTTATCGCCCGACTCTTTTGCTGGTAAGACCTTGGGTGAAATATCTAAGTTGCCTATGTGGGAAGGAAACAAACAACGCACAATAGGTGAACTGTTCGAGATCGAAGGCGAGCCAACAGCAAAACCTGAAGAACAGAGCATCCATCTCCACGGCGATGTAAGTAGAGTCAGGCGAATTGGCTCAGGCATGTCAGCGGGAGAAATCATGGTCTTCGGAGACGCAGGCTTGCACACAGGCGAAGAGATGAAGGGCGGCAAGATCACAGTTGGCGGCAACGCTGATTCATGGCTAGGCGCCATGATGAAAGATGGAACAATAGAAGTCAAGGGAAATGCAGGCGACTACGTCGGCGCAGCCTACAGAGGCAGCGTCAAAGGCATGCGCGGCGGCACCATCATAATCCATGGAAACGCAGGAAACGAACTTGGCTGCTTCATGAGAAAGGGATTGATCAAAATCTATGGCAGCACGGCTCAGTTTGCTGGCGTACATATGAGAAACGGTACAATATTCATCACGGGCAGCTCAAGCGGCAGAGTAGGCGCGGAAATGACCGGCGGAAAGGTGATTGTCAACGGCAGACTGAACGAGGTTCTGCCGACCTTCTTGATTGACAGTCTCAAGCCAAAGGTCAAGGTGGACGGAGAAGAAATCACTGGTCCGTTCTACATGTTCATTGGCGACACGGTTGAGGAAGGTGAAGGCAAGCTGTACGTCTCAAAGGCAGCAAACCCGCACCTGAAGTTTTATGAGCAGTTTCTATAG
- the mch gene encoding methenyltetrahydromethanopterin cyclohydrolase, translating to MSTTKLSVNRKALMLVNKLRANADEYGVTVKVHRRGATLIDAGIEARGGFQAGKIITEICLGGLGKAKICVMQYDDLILPSVFVHTNHPAISTLGSQFADWRIKQDEFSAIGSGPARALARKNRQLYEEIAYRDKHDSTAMVLETSTEPPVTVIEEIAKSCKVSASNLSLILVPTTSIAGSTQVSGRVVETGLHKLMKIGVDPKKVLNAYGLAPIAPVHPKFIVAMGRTNDAILYAGFAHYDISGYTDKELEGIVKQAPSSASQGYGQPFQQVFKNANYDFYKIDPHLFAPAVVSVCNVDTGSVLKAGRTNSEVLKRSMGLKIL from the coding sequence GTGTCAACAACAAAGCTCAGCGTGAACAGAAAAGCACTGATGCTTGTAAACAAGCTACGCGCTAATGCAGACGAATACGGCGTCACTGTTAAAGTGCACAGAAGAGGTGCGACGCTCATCGACGCCGGAATCGAGGCGAGAGGCGGATTTCAGGCTGGAAAGATCATAACCGAAATCTGCCTTGGAGGACTAGGAAAAGCCAAGATATGCGTAATGCAGTATGACGATCTGATTTTGCCCTCTGTTTTCGTTCACACAAATCATCCAGCCATATCGACTCTGGGCTCTCAGTTTGCCGATTGGCGGATTAAGCAAGACGAGTTCTCAGCTATCGGTTCTGGACCAGCCCGAGCATTAGCGAGAAAAAACCGACAATTATACGAAGAAATCGCTTATCGCGATAAGCATGACTCAACTGCTATGGTGCTTGAAACAAGCACCGAGCCTCCGGTAACTGTGATAGAGGAAATTGCCAAGAGCTGCAAGGTTTCAGCGAGCAATCTATCTTTGATCCTTGTGCCAACCACGAGTATAGCTGGCTCAACTCAGGTTTCTGGGCGTGTCGTGGAGACTGGTCTGCACAAACTTATGAAGATAGGCGTAGACCCTAAGAAAGTGCTGAATGCTTATGGCTTGGCGCCCATTGCGCCCGTACATCCCAAGTTCATTGTAGCTATGGGTCGAACCAACGACGCCATTCTCTACGCTGGATTTGCTCACTACGACATATCGGGCTATACCGATAAAGAGCTTGAAGGCATTGTTAAGCAAGCACCATCTTCAGCTTCCCAAGGTTACGGACAGCCTTTCCAGCAAGTTTTCAAGAACGCCAACTACGACTTCTATAAAATCGATCCACATTTGTTTGCGCCAGCGGTTGTCTCGGTATGCAATGTTGACACAGGAAGCGTACTCAAAGCTGGCAGGACTAACTCTGAGGTTCTCAAACGATCCATGGGTTTGAAAATTCTGTAG
- a CDS encoding nitroreductase family protein, with translation MDLFRAIKERRSIRRFKQEPLPTKDLMKILEAARLAPSGGNRQPWYFIIVRDLETKKNLSNAARNQKFIADADTVVIAIGDPLTSAAKLPYTLSSTRIPFRQEPMIAVEHMVLAATALGYGTCWIGAFNEDEVKRILKIPENLAVIALLPIGVADEAPQARQRKTFTEIFFKESYGTPMET, from the coding sequence ATGGACTTGTTCCGAGCAATCAAAGAACGAAGAAGCATACGTAGGTTCAAACAAGAACCGTTACCCACAAAGGACTTGATGAAGATCTTGGAGGCTGCACGCTTGGCTCCCTCTGGAGGCAACCGTCAGCCCTGGTATTTCATAATCGTGAGAGACCTTGAAACAAAGAAAAACCTGTCAAATGCAGCTAGGAATCAGAAATTCATAGCTGACGCTGACACAGTGGTCATAGCCATAGGTGACCCGCTCACGTCCGCAGCCAAGCTGCCCTACACGCTTTCGTCTACTAGAATACCTTTCAGGCAAGAACCAATGATTGCAGTAGAGCACATGGTTCTGGCTGCAACGGCTTTAGGCTACGGAACATGCTGGATAGGTGCATTCAACGAAGACGAAGTCAAAAGAATTCTCAAGATCCCAGAGAACCTTGCGGTTATCGCATTGTTGCCCATCGGCGTCGCTGACGAAGCTCCACAAGCAAGACAAAGAAAAACCTTCACAGAAATATTCTTCAAGGAATCATACGGAACGCCCATGGAAACATAA
- the mobB gene encoding molybdopterin-guanine dinucleotide biosynthesis protein B, which produces MQAPLSIPVIAVVGSRHSGKTATVETVVRGLTKKGYRVATAKHIHDINFTIDTEGRDTWRHTKAGAHITLAVSASELATINKLDTSQLTLSDITKHCEDKTEVIVLEGFRGLIDQDLTVPKIVTAKNKQEIEEATQVFKPILAFTTMSPKAEFKELKTPPVDIKKETEKLIQIIDQRINPIITKRRETTVSTSIDINGKPLPLNPYVQKITRNVLLAILSTLKGTQPTGNENIQIKITTPNKPTS; this is translated from the coding sequence ATGCAGGCACCATTAAGTATTCCGGTAATAGCAGTCGTGGGAAGCCGACACTCAGGTAAAACAGCCACAGTTGAAACCGTGGTTAGGGGATTAACCAAGAAAGGCTACCGTGTCGCCACAGCCAAACACATCCACGACATAAATTTCACAATTGACACCGAAGGACGCGACACTTGGAGACACACGAAAGCAGGCGCACACATAACGCTCGCCGTTTCAGCAAGCGAGCTCGCCACAATCAACAAGTTGGACACATCTCAACTCACCCTAAGCGACATAACAAAACACTGCGAAGACAAAACAGAAGTCATTGTTCTCGAAGGCTTCAGAGGACTAATCGACCAAGACCTAACCGTGCCCAAAATCGTCACAGCCAAGAACAAACAAGAGATAGAAGAAGCAACCCAAGTCTTCAAGCCCATCCTAGCTTTCACAACGATGTCACCCAAAGCCGAGTTCAAAGAACTCAAGACTCCCCCAGTCGACATCAAAAAAGAAACAGAAAAACTCATCCAAATAATCGACCAACGCATAAACCCAATAATAACCAAAAGACGAGAGACCACAGTCTCGACAAGCATCGACATCAACGGAAAACCACTGCCACTTAACCCATACGTCCAAAAAATCACACGAAACGTACTCCTTGCCATCCTCTCCACACTAAAAGGAACACAACCCACAGGAAACGAAAACATCCAAATCAAAATCACAACCCCAAACAAACCAACAAGCTAA
- a CDS encoding AAA family ATPase: MSASSELEKSATSYAIEAVRLDKQGSKGMAITMYQKAIETLLKLVQLYPDYGLNKVYIQRAMSYQERIRAVQGVGGSFEPQTSEEKPPTEESVNGEAPASDAKKASFEELVLKEKPMVKWDEVVGLEPAKKAIKEAIVYPVQRPDLFPLGWPRGILLFGPPGCGKTLLAAAVATEIDAAFFSVDAASIMSKWLGEAEQNVAKLFNTVRKTAGDGRPAVVFIDELDSLIGKHSNEVGGEVRMRNQFLKEMDGVIDKGKNLHGYVIGATNKPWDLDWAFIRRFQKRILVPLPDYNARLHMYKLYTSHLTLGPDMDLYELSRISEGFSGSDIRDAAQSAHLKVVGEFFESGRAKDKQAQPRSIAMEDFRGILETRKPSVSVDMVASYNKWFDAFKAL, from the coding sequence TTGAGTGCTTCTTCAGAATTGGAGAAATCTGCAACCAGCTACGCTATTGAAGCTGTTCGCTTAGATAAGCAAGGCTCTAAAGGCATGGCCATCACCATGTACCAAAAGGCCATCGAGACACTGCTGAAGCTTGTTCAGCTATATCCCGACTACGGCTTGAACAAAGTGTACATTCAAAGAGCTATGTCATATCAAGAAAGAATACGTGCAGTACAAGGCGTGGGCGGCTCATTCGAGCCACAGACAAGCGAGGAAAAGCCACCAACCGAAGAAAGCGTGAACGGTGAGGCTCCCGCGTCGGATGCAAAGAAGGCTTCTTTTGAGGAGTTAGTGCTGAAAGAGAAGCCAATGGTCAAATGGGACGAAGTTGTTGGACTCGAGCCGGCTAAGAAAGCAATCAAAGAAGCCATAGTCTATCCAGTTCAAAGACCCGACCTGTTCCCGCTGGGTTGGCCTAGAGGCATCCTACTCTTTGGCCCGCCTGGCTGCGGTAAGACCTTGCTTGCTGCTGCTGTTGCCACTGAAATCGACGCGGCTTTCTTCTCAGTTGACGCGGCTTCGATTATGTCGAAGTGGCTGGGAGAAGCCGAACAGAATGTTGCCAAATTGTTTAACACTGTGAGGAAGACGGCTGGCGACGGACGACCTGCTGTTGTCTTCATTGATGAGCTGGATTCGTTGATTGGCAAGCATTCAAACGAGGTTGGCGGCGAAGTTCGGATGCGCAATCAGTTTCTTAAGGAGATGGACGGCGTCATCGACAAGGGCAAGAACCTGCATGGTTATGTGATTGGAGCTACAAACAAGCCTTGGGACTTGGACTGGGCGTTTATCAGACGTTTTCAGAAGCGTATTCTGGTGCCTCTGCCAGACTATAATGCCCGCTTGCACATGTACAAGTTGTACACCAGTCATTTGACGCTTGGACCCGACATGGATCTTTACGAATTGAGTCGCATTTCTGAGGGATTCTCAGGCAGTGACATAAGAGATGCGGCTCAGTCAGCTCATCTCAAGGTAGTCGGTGAATTCTTTGAGTCAGGCAGAGCCAAGGACAAGCAGGCTCAGCCGAGGTCGATTGCGATGGAGGACTTTCGAGGTATTCTGGAGACGAGGAAGCCGAGTGTGTCGGTGGATATGGTTGCTTCGTATAACAAGTGGTTTGATGCGTTTAAAGCCCTCTAA
- a CDS encoding CdvA-like protein, with translation MSARPTSNLFLYIGKPVKDEYGRQVGKIASFAVTPNGRVNGVFLEHGDGEFQSYPSDQFKMEGEEITLTPSIKIRVKALCDEIPLIWRKDQALNDLVDKKKIPSEMFTELHKNFEGALNQLRTDAQTNLDAIDKQIAKCNSQIRELNSALINIEIEREIGRIDDTAYQTALQMVQDGLKKVNYEKTDLESLRSQLSNLLLGDSTLPWKEPETKTASTPALPEPPVVVHVKSASKTG, from the coding sequence ATGTCAGCACGACCTACATCCAACCTTTTTCTATACATAGGCAAACCCGTCAAAGACGAATACGGCAGACAAGTCGGCAAAATAGCATCATTCGCAGTCACCCCAAACGGCAGAGTCAACGGAGTCTTCTTAGAACACGGCGACGGAGAATTCCAAAGCTACCCAAGCGACCAGTTCAAAATGGAAGGCGAAGAAATCACACTCACACCCTCAATCAAAATCAGAGTCAAAGCCTTATGCGACGAAATCCCACTAATATGGCGAAAAGACCAAGCACTCAACGACCTAGTCGACAAAAAGAAAATCCCATCTGAAATGTTCACCGAACTGCACAAGAACTTCGAAGGCGCCCTAAACCAACTAAGAACCGACGCCCAAACAAACCTAGACGCCATAGACAAGCAGATTGCAAAGTGCAACTCACAGATAAGAGAACTCAACTCAGCACTCATCAACATCGAAATTGAACGCGAAATCGGCAGAATCGACGACACCGCTTACCAAACCGCTCTCCAGATGGTTCAAGATGGCCTAAAGAAAGTTAACTACGAAAAAACTGACTTGGAATCACTTAGAAGTCAACTCTCGAATCTCTTACTCGGCGACTCCACACTGCCATGGAAAGAACCTGAAACAAAAACAGCATCCACGCCAGCACTGCCCGAGCCCCCAGTTGTAGTGCACGTTAAAAGTGCCAGCAAAACAGGTTAG
- a CDS encoding Snf7 family protein — MSERFAKKWGEREETTPIQSRLKEAVRPPGPLKPRLDFAVRRIELQVQRLDNAAERFTERDKTIFVRIVEAYSKHDMPRANVFANELAEVRKMEKMIMHARLALEQIVLRLRTVGELGDVVSTLAPAVGVLRTVRTGMASIFPEAERELGQIGNLLNGIIIDAGQSTGLTINFESANEDAQKILTEAASVAEQRIKEKFPDLPAGMPAVLGAEKTATSETQG, encoded by the coding sequence ATGTCAGAAAGATTTGCCAAAAAATGGGGAGAAAGAGAAGAAACCACACCCATCCAATCAAGACTCAAAGAAGCAGTACGACCACCAGGCCCGCTCAAGCCGCGCTTAGACTTCGCCGTACGCCGAATTGAACTCCAAGTCCAACGTTTAGACAACGCAGCAGAAAGATTCACAGAACGCGACAAAACCATATTCGTCCGCATAGTTGAAGCCTACAGCAAACACGACATGCCACGCGCAAACGTCTTCGCCAACGAACTAGCCGAAGTCCGAAAAATGGAAAAAATGATAATGCACGCACGATTAGCACTAGAACAAATCGTACTCAGACTAAGAACCGTAGGCGAACTCGGCGACGTAGTCTCAACACTAGCCCCAGCAGTCGGCGTCCTACGCACAGTCAGAACAGGCATGGCAAGCATATTCCCAGAAGCCGAACGAGAACTAGGACAAATAGGCAACCTACTCAACGGCATCATAATCGACGCAGGACAAAGCACAGGACTAACCATAAACTTCGAATCAGCCAACGAAGACGCCCAAAAGATCCTAACCGAAGCAGCATCAGTAGCCGAACAAAGAATCAAAGAGAAATTCCCAGACCTGCCCGCCGGGATGCCCGCCGTCCTAGGAGCAGAGAAAACAGCGACCTCGGAAACCCAAGGCTAA